CGTGGTGGACCGAGCGGGGAGTTCGAAGAGCGTTGCAAGACAACGACATCCGGCAGCACAGTGTGGTGCGTCAGGTCGAGGCGGACCTGCGAGAGCAGGCGCTGCGCGACCGGGTGGGGGATCTGCGCGCCCGGATCCAGCCGTTCCTTGCCGACGTCGCCAGCCCGGACAGCGATCCTCGTGACGACGCGGTCCGTCGGCGGGCGGCCGTGCTCGAGGCGTGGGTGCGCGACGGGCTCGGCGGACCGACGACGCAATGGCCGGCCGATCTGACCGCGCCGGTGCACAGTCTGCGCGAGAGCGGCGCCCAGGTGACCTTGAGCCAGGTGGCGCCGATGCCATCCGAGCACATGGCCTTCGTGACGCAGGTGCTCGCAGCGCTGAGGAACTGTGCGCCCGCCCGCATCGGGGTCTCCAGCACTGCGGGCCCGGATGGCACCCGGACCACCGTCACGGTGCGACCGGTGGACCAAGAGGCATGCGAGCAGATTTCGGCGCTCGGTGTGGGTTCGGTGCGAACGGATGGATCGACGTACCTTGTGGTGCAGTTCGATTCGGCTCAGGTGTCCGGAGTTCCCCGGACTGTCCCTGGGGCGTCAGGGTCGGCGATGATCGGACCGTGAGCGAGCATTTGGAGGGCGCGGCGACCACCCCGATCCGGATCGGGGTGGTCGATGATCACCCGATTGTGTTGCGGGGAGTGATCAGCGGGCTGGCTCAGATCGCGCCGGACATTCACGTCGATTTCCTCGTGTCCAGCGTCAAGGACCTGGACTGGGACCGCAACGCCCGACCCGACCTGGTGCTGCTGGACGTCGACGTTGACGACGGCAGCGACCCCGAAGCCAACGTCGCGATGGTCGTGGGGCGTGGCCTGCGCGTGTTGCTCTTCACGGCGAGCACTCGCCCGGCGCAGTTGCGCGCGTTGGTCAGCGCGGGTGCTTCCGGGCTGGCGCTGAAGTCCGATCCCGAGGAAGACCTGGTCGATGCCATCCGGTCGGTGGCAGCGGGGGAGTTCGCGGTGTCCGGACACTTCGCCGAGGCGCTACTGACCGAACCCGGGCTGATGGCCTCCCTTGCGCCGCGCGAGGTGGAGGTACTGCGGCAGCTGGCGGCCGGCGTACCCAAGAAGGCGATCGGTAAGTCTCTGCCGCAACCGGTTTCGGCGCGCACGGTGGAGACCTACGTGCAACGGATCGCCGCGCGGTACGCCGAGTTGGGGCGCCCGGTCAGCAATCTGTACGCGTCGCTGCGGGAAGCGACCAAGGACGGGTACGTCGACCTCTAGACCTGCGCGGGCAGGGTTCGCCAGCCACGCAGGATGCGGGTCGGCCGGCGCTGCGCCCCCGGCAGCAGGGTGACGTCGGGGTAGCGGTCGAAGAACGACTTCAGCCCCACTTCGCCTTCCATCCGGGCCAGCGCCGCGCCGAGGCAGTGGTGCCGACCGGCGGAGAACGACAGATGGTCGCGGGCGTTGGCTCGTGTGACATCGAAGCGGGTCGGGTCCTCAAACACGTGGGGATCGCGGTTGGCCCCGGCCAGGAGTACGACGACCTGCAGGCCCGCCGAAATGTATTGTCCCTCAAGGGTCGTCGGCTCGGGGGCGAATCGAGCGGTCAGTAACACCGGGGGATCGATGCGCAGCACTTCCTCGACCGCGTTG
The window above is part of the Branchiibius hedensis genome. Proteins encoded here:
- a CDS encoding response regulator — its product is MSEHLEGAATTPIRIGVVDDHPIVLRGVISGLAQIAPDIHVDFLVSSVKDLDWDRNARPDLVLLDVDVDDGSDPEANVAMVVGRGLRVLLFTASTRPAQLRALVSAGASGLALKSDPEEDLVDAIRSVAAGEFAVSGHFAEALLTEPGLMASLAPREVEVLRQLAAGVPKKAIGKSLPQPVSARTVETYVQRIAARYAELGRPVSNLYASLREATKDGYVDL